The Acidobacteriota bacterium nucleotide sequence GGCGCGTCTCGCTGGCCATCTCCGACCCGGACAATCCCTACCGCTATGTGCAACTGCGCGGCCGCGTGGTGGAGATCACCGAAGAAGGCGGCAAGGCGCATATTGACAAGCTGGCCAAAAAATATTTCGGCCTCGATGAATACAAATTGCGCAGCGCCGCCGAAGTCCGCGTACTCTACAAAATCGCCATCGACCACGTGCAGACCATGGGGTAGCGTGACGCGTGCTCCGCGTGAAAGTGAGCCACGCGTAAGCAAGCAGGTTACAGGGCCGGCTCGCGGGACCATCGTTGGGTGACGTCCTAATTTTCGATTGGGTGAATGAGCAAACCCACCAGGATAATGGCAGCTCCCATCAACCGGAATACGGTCACACCTACTGTCATTCCACGAGCAATCCGAAATCTTTCCGCAATAAGGGTTTGCAGCGCCGAAAGTTCTCGCGCGAAATAAATGAGTGCTATCCCTAAACTTACTTGGAAGACGGCAACAATAGCAAAATTCATGGTGCCTGAGGTGGAACTCAGGGAGCCTATTGTAACCCAAGCAAGAGTATGCTGACAGATTGTTGGAAAGCAGAATATGTTTGACCGTATCACGTTTGACCCCAACATCCTTGGCGGCCGCGCATGTATCCGCGGCATGCGCATCTCCGTGTCGGTGATCGCCGGATAAATTGCCCACGGCGCAACTTCTGACGAAGTGCTTGAAGGTTACCCAGATCTTCAAGAAGAGGATATCCAGCAGGCTGTCGCGTTTATGTTCGCTTGCTAACGCGCGCAGCTCTGTGACAGGCTACTAACATGGGACGCCGCTTCAAAGGTCCGCCGCCGTTTCGCAGGCCGCAACCGCAGGCGCGCCAGCCCGCCATGGGGCGGCTGGTGCAGCATCGCGATGGCTATGGCTTCGTCATTCCTGATGAGCCGCTGCGCGGTGTGGATGGCGACATCTTCATCGGCCCGGCCTCCATCGGCGACGCGCTGCATGGCGACCGCGTGCTGGTCTCGAACGTGCGCGTGCGCCCCGACGGCCGCGCCGAAGGAAATATCCAGCGCGTGCTCAATCGCGCGCAGACCATGCTGGTCGGCATCTTCCACTCCGGAGGTTCCAGTAACTCGGCACACAATTACGTGCAACCCTTCGATGACCGCGTGCCGCACCGCATCCTCATCCCCAAGGGGCAGGAAATTCCGCCCGGCAAATCGCCCGCGGATAGCTCGGACGCCGCCGCGCCCGGCAAACTGGACGGCGCGGTGGTCAACGTCGAGATCACCCGCTTTCCTTCCAACACCCAGAGCGCCACCGGGCGCGTGATCGAGATACTCGGTCGCCACGGCGAGTTTGGC carries:
- a CDS encoding PPOX class F420-dependent oxidoreductase is translated as MAGSYPEKFKDLLEKKSFAHLGTIMPDGTPQVTPLWWEYDGTHVLVNSARGRVKDKNMRRDGRVSLAISDPDNPYRYVQLRGRVVEITEEGGKAHIDKLAKKYFGLDEYKLRSAAEVRVLYKIAIDHVQTMG